One part of the Musa acuminata AAA Group cultivar baxijiao chromosome BXJ1-5, Cavendish_Baxijiao_AAA, whole genome shotgun sequence genome encodes these proteins:
- the LOC135673346 gene encoding probable E3 ubiquitin-protein ligase HIP1 isoform X1, which produces MPSATIYDLEPSLFELEQGITSRFHSTCDLTQTASMDHRHLTSQTQMSELDDERIWNHPQQDGLLNLGNGSFVFPANNVASNGVNPVTYFNPTLRANGIQSTSFSSEVPRYATTVTGTSRDPCMHLPSGGSTSQPTHHSVHHGSSYNQHTLREGGSIGNPLMDHERATYKRKNPGSSMPPDRGNRNGYYSAGSSSQCWHPYHVSFVHSHRNDNASSSQEGSQRNVRSRRGNAIHLEDISPWISSSSNGSHHNNSNANTLGAHMVGHWSHTPVSMQPNARVSSSEIGSFNHGINQSYVTSHATNNNLETDGLYRSNLTPFPTPGPSARGLAVGPSGYGQRTAYRANPSYPSMGLAPTPEDVGLPRMEPAVPPRYSTPVSIARQSNERSGRRNRYNRFQSFPNEENARVRQMEGVAMMGRQMEGVAMMGHPTLYDPMHMFDQHHGMRLDIDNMSYEELLALEERIGDVSTGLSEDAIRTSLSETIYCMSDRFQDGQDEDRCAICLEAYEDRDPLGQLSCKHTFHSSCITKWLSIKNVCPICKASALEDTPKGE; this is translated from the exons ATGCCCAGTGCAACAATCTATGATTTGGAGCCTTCACTATTTGAACTTGAACAAGGCATTACGTCAAG ATTTCATTCTACTTGTGATTTGACGCAAACAGCTAGTATGGATCATAGGCACTTAACTAGTCAAACTCAAATGTCTGAATTGGATGACGAGCGAATTTGGAACCATCCACAGCAAGATGGTCTATTGAACTTGG GAAATGGCTCATTTGTGTTTCCAGCTAACAATGTGGCCTCCAATGGGGTTAACCCTGTGACTTATTTCAACCCTACTTTGAGGGCAAATGGCATCCAATCAACAAGTTTTAGTTCTGAGGTTCCGAGATATGCAACAACTGTTACAGGAACGTCTCGTGATCCTTGTATGCATCTTCCATCAGGTGGAAGCACAAGTCAACCTACACACCATTCTGTTCATCACGGATCTTCCTATAACCAGCATACATTGAGGGAAGGGGGTAGCATTGGCAATCCATTAATGGACCATGAAAGAGCAACCTATAAAAGGAAAAACCCAGGAAGCTCCATGCCTCCTGACAGAGGAAACAGGAATGGATATTATAGTGCTGGAAGTTCTTCTCAGTGCTGGCACCCGTATCATGTCAGCTTTGTCCACAGTCACAGGAATGACAATGCATCAAGTTCTCAGGAAGGATCTCAAAGGAATGTCAGAAGTCGACGTGGTAATGCCATTCACCTAGAAGACATCTCACCTTGGATCAGTTCAAGTAGCAATGGCTCTCATCATAATAATTCAAATGCAAATACTCTGGGCGCTCACATGGTGGGACACTGGAGCCATACTCCTGTATCTATGCAACCTAATGCGAGGGTTTCTTCTTCag AGATAGGCTCCTTCAATCATGGTATAAACCAGTCTTATGTAACAAGTCATGCCACTAATAATAACTTGGAGACTGATGGATTATATAGATCCAATCTTACACCTTTTCCAACTCCTGGTCCTTCTGCAAGAGGCCTGGCAGTTGGTCCAAGTGGCTATGGTCAAAGAACAGCATACAGAGCCAATCCGAGCTACCCATCCATGGGTTTGGCACCTACTCCTGAAGATGTCGGGCTGCCGAGGATGGAACCTGCTGTGCCCCCGAGGTATTCCACACCAGTTTCTATAGCACGACAGAGTAATGAGAGGAGTGGAAGAAGGAATCGGTACAACCGATTCCAATCATTCCCAAATGAGGAAAATGCCCGTGTTAGACAGATGGAG GGTGTAGCAATGATGGGTAGACAGATGGAG GGTGTAGCAATGATGGGTCACCCGACCTTGTACGATCCCATGCACATGTTTGATCAGCACCATGGCATGAGACTAGACATAGATAACATGAGTTATGAG GAACTGCTTGCTTTGGAGGAGAGGATAGGCGATGTCAGCACTGGTTTATCTGAAGACGCCATCAGAACAAGCTTGTCTGAGACAATATACTGCATGTCCGATCGATTTCAAGATGGCCAGGATGAGGATCGCTGTGCGATATGCCTG GAAGCATACGAAGATAGAGATCCTCTTGGGCAGCTGAGCTGCAAGCATACGTTCCACTCCAGCTGCATAACGAAATGGCTATCGATCAAGAACGTCTGCCCGATCTGCAAAGCCTCAGCCTTGGAAGATACACCGAAAGGGGAATGA
- the LOC135673350 gene encoding phosphoinositide phospholipase C 6-like, with amino-acid sequence MGSYKYCMCFTRKFLWSAAQPPADVREAFTAHAGWAAQMGADQLQRFLAEAQGEAAATLADAERIVELLRRRHHLPSVLARPGITLDDFFHFLFSGDLNPPVRSQVHQDMKLPLSHYYIYTGHNSYLTGNQLSSDCSDVPIIKALQRGVRVIELDMWPNSTKDNVHILHGRTLTSPVEMIRCLRSIKEFAFCASPYPVVITLEDHLTADLQAKVAQMVTRIFGDMLYYPESDSLEEFPSPESLMNRVIISTKPPKEYLEAKNIRDKEDDSHESGKVSNDEETWGNDTADLKALSTSNDKKEDEQNGDEQDEEDSDDDDDDDDSAPEYRHIITVHAGKPKGRMRDALKVDPHKVRRLSLSEQQLEKLAESHGPDIVRFTQKNILRVYPKGTRFNSSNYNPLLGWMHGAQMVAFNMQGYGRSLWLMQGLFRANGGCGFVRKPDFLMKVGPHGEVFDPEASLPVKITLKVKVYMGDGWRMDFSQTHFDAYSPPDFYTKVGIAGVPADTKMKKTKIIEDNWTPVWEEEFSFPLTVPELALLRIEVHEYDMSDKDDFGGQTCLPVWELRPGIRAVPLHDRKGNKYKSVRLLMRFQFV; translated from the exons ATGGGGAGCTACAAGTACTGCATGTGCTTCACGCGCAAGTTCCTGTGGAGCGCGGCGCAGCCGCCGGCGGACGTGAGGGAAGCGTTCACGGCGCACGCCGGTTGGGCGGCCCAGATGGGGGCGGACCAGCTGCAGCGGTTCCTCGCCGAGGCGCAGGGCGAGGCGGCCGCCACCCTAGCCGACGCCGAGCGGATCGTCGAGCTCCTCCGCCGGCGCCACCACCTCCCCTCCGTGCTCGCCCGCCCCGGCATCACCCTCGACGACTTCTTCCACTTCCTCTTCTCCGGCGACCTCAATCCCCCCGTCCGATCCCAG GTTCACCAAGATATGAAACTTCCATTGTCCCATTACTATATATACACAGGCCATAACTCATACTTGACCGGGAACCAACTCAGCAGCGATTGCAGCGATGTTCCAATCATAAAAGCATTGCAGAGAGGTGTCCGAGTAATTGAATTAGACATGTGGCCGAATTCTACAAAAGATAATGTTCACATCCTTCATGGAAG GACACTGACATCTCCAGTGGAGATGATCAGATGTTTGAGGTCCATTAAGGAGTTTGCTTTCTGTGCATCCCCCTATCCTGTGGTCATAACTCTGGAGGACCACCTTACTGCAGATCTCCAAGCTAAAGTTGCTCAG ATGGTCACTCGAATATTTGGAGACATGTTATACTACCCCGAGTCAGATTCTCTCGAGGAATTCCCCTCTCCAGAATCTCTAATGAACCGAGTTATTATTTCAACTAAGCCGCCAAAGGAATACCTCGAAGCAAAGAACATTAGGGACAAGGAAGACGATTCTCACGAGAGTGGTAAGGTTTCAAATGATGAAGAAACTTGGGGAAATGACACTGCAGATCTAAAAGCTTTAAGTACCTCTAATGATAAG AAAGAAGATGAACAGAATGGTGATGAGCAGGATGAAGAAGAttctgatgatgatgacgacgatgatgattCAGCTCCTGAGTATAGGCATATAATAACGGTTCATGCTGGGAAACCTAAAGGTCGAATGCGTGATGCATTAAAGGTTGATCCTCATAAAGTAAGGCGACTTAGCTTGAGTGAGCAACAGCTAGAAAAATTAGCAGAATCTCATGGACCTGATATAGTAAG GTTTACTCAGAAGAATATTCTAAGAGTTTACCCAAAGGGTACACGCTTCAACTCTTCTAATTACAACCCTCTGCTTGGATGGATGCATGGAGCACAGATGGTTGCATTTAATATGCAG GGGTATGGAAGATCACTTTGGTTGATGCAAGGATTGTTTAGGGCCAATGGAGGTTGTGGTTTCGTAAGAAAACCCGATTTCCTTATGAAAGTTGGTCCACATGGTGAAGTTTTTGATCCTGAAGCAAGTTTACCTGTGAAGATAACCTTGAAG GTTAAGGTGTACATGGGAGATGGATGGCGCATGGACTTTAGTCAGACACATTTTGATGCCTATTCTCCTCCAGATTTCTATACAAAG GTTGGGATAGCCGGAGTTCCTGCTGATACCAAAATGAAGAAGacaaagataatagaagacaattgGACGCCGGTTTGGGAAGAGGAATTCAGTTTTCCTCTAACTGTTCCAGAACTGGCTTTGCTCAGGATTGAAGTGCATGAGTACGACATGTCTGATAAGGATGACTTTGGTGGGCAAACATGCCTTCCAGTTTGGGAGCTAAGACCAGGGATTCGAGCTGTGCCTCTTCACGATCGGAAGGGAAACAAGTACAAGTCTGTAAGGCTGCTAATGCGTTTTCAGTTCGTGTGA
- the LOC135673346 gene encoding probable E3 ubiquitin-protein ligase HIP1 isoform X4: protein MDHRHLTSQTQMSELDDERIWNHPQQDGLLNLGNGSFVFPANNVASNGVNPVTYFNPTLRANGIQSTSFSSEVPRYATTVTGTSRDPCMHLPSGGSTSQPTHHSVHHGSSYNQHTLREGGSIGNPLMDHERATYKRKNPGSSMPPDRGNRNGYYSAGSSSQCWHPYHVSFVHSHRNDNASSSQEGSQRNVRSRRGNAIHLEDISPWISSSSNGSHHNNSNANTLGAHMVGHWSHTPVSMQPNARVSSSEIGSFNHGINQSYVTSHATNNNLETDGLYRSNLTPFPTPGPSARGLAVGPSGYGQRTAYRANPSYPSMGLAPTPEDVGLPRMEPAVPPRYSTPVSIARQSNERSGRRNRYNRFQSFPNEENARVRQMEGVAMMGRQMEGVAMMGHPTLYDPMHMFDQHHGMRLDIDNMSYEELLALEERIGDVSTGLSEDAIRTSLSETIYCMSDRFQDGQDEDRCAICLEAYEDRDPLGQLSCKHTFHSSCITKWLSIKNVCPICKASALEDTPKGE, encoded by the exons ATGGATCATAGGCACTTAACTAGTCAAACTCAAATGTCTGAATTGGATGACGAGCGAATTTGGAACCATCCACAGCAAGATGGTCTATTGAACTTGG GAAATGGCTCATTTGTGTTTCCAGCTAACAATGTGGCCTCCAATGGGGTTAACCCTGTGACTTATTTCAACCCTACTTTGAGGGCAAATGGCATCCAATCAACAAGTTTTAGTTCTGAGGTTCCGAGATATGCAACAACTGTTACAGGAACGTCTCGTGATCCTTGTATGCATCTTCCATCAGGTGGAAGCACAAGTCAACCTACACACCATTCTGTTCATCACGGATCTTCCTATAACCAGCATACATTGAGGGAAGGGGGTAGCATTGGCAATCCATTAATGGACCATGAAAGAGCAACCTATAAAAGGAAAAACCCAGGAAGCTCCATGCCTCCTGACAGAGGAAACAGGAATGGATATTATAGTGCTGGAAGTTCTTCTCAGTGCTGGCACCCGTATCATGTCAGCTTTGTCCACAGTCACAGGAATGACAATGCATCAAGTTCTCAGGAAGGATCTCAAAGGAATGTCAGAAGTCGACGTGGTAATGCCATTCACCTAGAAGACATCTCACCTTGGATCAGTTCAAGTAGCAATGGCTCTCATCATAATAATTCAAATGCAAATACTCTGGGCGCTCACATGGTGGGACACTGGAGCCATACTCCTGTATCTATGCAACCTAATGCGAGGGTTTCTTCTTCag AGATAGGCTCCTTCAATCATGGTATAAACCAGTCTTATGTAACAAGTCATGCCACTAATAATAACTTGGAGACTGATGGATTATATAGATCCAATCTTACACCTTTTCCAACTCCTGGTCCTTCTGCAAGAGGCCTGGCAGTTGGTCCAAGTGGCTATGGTCAAAGAACAGCATACAGAGCCAATCCGAGCTACCCATCCATGGGTTTGGCACCTACTCCTGAAGATGTCGGGCTGCCGAGGATGGAACCTGCTGTGCCCCCGAGGTATTCCACACCAGTTTCTATAGCACGACAGAGTAATGAGAGGAGTGGAAGAAGGAATCGGTACAACCGATTCCAATCATTCCCAAATGAGGAAAATGCCCGTGTTAGACAGATGGAG GGTGTAGCAATGATGGGTAGACAGATGGAG GGTGTAGCAATGATGGGTCACCCGACCTTGTACGATCCCATGCACATGTTTGATCAGCACCATGGCATGAGACTAGACATAGATAACATGAGTTATGAG GAACTGCTTGCTTTGGAGGAGAGGATAGGCGATGTCAGCACTGGTTTATCTGAAGACGCCATCAGAACAAGCTTGTCTGAGACAATATACTGCATGTCCGATCGATTTCAAGATGGCCAGGATGAGGATCGCTGTGCGATATGCCTG GAAGCATACGAAGATAGAGATCCTCTTGGGCAGCTGAGCTGCAAGCATACGTTCCACTCCAGCTGCATAACGAAATGGCTATCGATCAAGAACGTCTGCCCGATCTGCAAAGCCTCAGCCTTGGAAGATACACCGAAAGGGGAATGA
- the LOC135673346 gene encoding probable E3 ubiquitin-protein ligase HIP1 isoform X2 produces the protein MPSATIYDLEPSLFELEQGITSRFHSTCDLTQTASMDHRHLTSQTQMSELDDERIWNHPQQDGLLNLANNVASNGVNPVTYFNPTLRANGIQSTSFSSEVPRYATTVTGTSRDPCMHLPSGGSTSQPTHHSVHHGSSYNQHTLREGGSIGNPLMDHERATYKRKNPGSSMPPDRGNRNGYYSAGSSSQCWHPYHVSFVHSHRNDNASSSQEGSQRNVRSRRGNAIHLEDISPWISSSSNGSHHNNSNANTLGAHMVGHWSHTPVSMQPNARVSSSEIGSFNHGINQSYVTSHATNNNLETDGLYRSNLTPFPTPGPSARGLAVGPSGYGQRTAYRANPSYPSMGLAPTPEDVGLPRMEPAVPPRYSTPVSIARQSNERSGRRNRYNRFQSFPNEENARVRQMEGVAMMGRQMEGVAMMGHPTLYDPMHMFDQHHGMRLDIDNMSYEELLALEERIGDVSTGLSEDAIRTSLSETIYCMSDRFQDGQDEDRCAICLEAYEDRDPLGQLSCKHTFHSSCITKWLSIKNVCPICKASALEDTPKGE, from the exons ATGCCCAGTGCAACAATCTATGATTTGGAGCCTTCACTATTTGAACTTGAACAAGGCATTACGTCAAG ATTTCATTCTACTTGTGATTTGACGCAAACAGCTAGTATGGATCATAGGCACTTAACTAGTCAAACTCAAATGTCTGAATTGGATGACGAGCGAATTTGGAACCATCCACAGCAAGATGGTCTATTGAACTTGG CTAACAATGTGGCCTCCAATGGGGTTAACCCTGTGACTTATTTCAACCCTACTTTGAGGGCAAATGGCATCCAATCAACAAGTTTTAGTTCTGAGGTTCCGAGATATGCAACAACTGTTACAGGAACGTCTCGTGATCCTTGTATGCATCTTCCATCAGGTGGAAGCACAAGTCAACCTACACACCATTCTGTTCATCACGGATCTTCCTATAACCAGCATACATTGAGGGAAGGGGGTAGCATTGGCAATCCATTAATGGACCATGAAAGAGCAACCTATAAAAGGAAAAACCCAGGAAGCTCCATGCCTCCTGACAGAGGAAACAGGAATGGATATTATAGTGCTGGAAGTTCTTCTCAGTGCTGGCACCCGTATCATGTCAGCTTTGTCCACAGTCACAGGAATGACAATGCATCAAGTTCTCAGGAAGGATCTCAAAGGAATGTCAGAAGTCGACGTGGTAATGCCATTCACCTAGAAGACATCTCACCTTGGATCAGTTCAAGTAGCAATGGCTCTCATCATAATAATTCAAATGCAAATACTCTGGGCGCTCACATGGTGGGACACTGGAGCCATACTCCTGTATCTATGCAACCTAATGCGAGGGTTTCTTCTTCag AGATAGGCTCCTTCAATCATGGTATAAACCAGTCTTATGTAACAAGTCATGCCACTAATAATAACTTGGAGACTGATGGATTATATAGATCCAATCTTACACCTTTTCCAACTCCTGGTCCTTCTGCAAGAGGCCTGGCAGTTGGTCCAAGTGGCTATGGTCAAAGAACAGCATACAGAGCCAATCCGAGCTACCCATCCATGGGTTTGGCACCTACTCCTGAAGATGTCGGGCTGCCGAGGATGGAACCTGCTGTGCCCCCGAGGTATTCCACACCAGTTTCTATAGCACGACAGAGTAATGAGAGGAGTGGAAGAAGGAATCGGTACAACCGATTCCAATCATTCCCAAATGAGGAAAATGCCCGTGTTAGACAGATGGAG GGTGTAGCAATGATGGGTAGACAGATGGAG GGTGTAGCAATGATGGGTCACCCGACCTTGTACGATCCCATGCACATGTTTGATCAGCACCATGGCATGAGACTAGACATAGATAACATGAGTTATGAG GAACTGCTTGCTTTGGAGGAGAGGATAGGCGATGTCAGCACTGGTTTATCTGAAGACGCCATCAGAACAAGCTTGTCTGAGACAATATACTGCATGTCCGATCGATTTCAAGATGGCCAGGATGAGGATCGCTGTGCGATATGCCTG GAAGCATACGAAGATAGAGATCCTCTTGGGCAGCTGAGCTGCAAGCATACGTTCCACTCCAGCTGCATAACGAAATGGCTATCGATCAAGAACGTCTGCCCGATCTGCAAAGCCTCAGCCTTGGAAGATACACCGAAAGGGGAATGA
- the LOC135673349 gene encoding pentatricopeptide repeat-containing protein At5g39980, chloroplastic-like, whose amino-acid sequence MLAGFGEAEMAAAALPLHHHPFPSHHHHPSKRSRLAPPLYPRLCDSPPTLPPLAAAGRDVWRSHDLHHHHDLHPTRRRPPQRNHYIDRSVDMAALLYQLSQTTTSEELHAVMSPYLGGPAGEYCLSPRFVVSLLSREPDHRRSLALLDWMVDAAGYQPSAFAFNVVLRNALRAAQFPLAIGLLHEMRRLRRPSPDPVTYSTLISALARADRLDAALALLPLMDADGVVPDLPLFTTLISLALRLGDHAKALALFSRLRAAGLNPDLKAFNAALHALSLAGLLREARRLLLSDMLEAGVAPDAVSFSTVLAALVRRRRFLQALSLFAEMRPRRVSPDLTTCNIMLDAYGQLDMAKEADRLFWSMRRIGVEPGIVTYNTMLRVYGDAELFGEAIHLFRLMQRKEIEQNVVTYNTMIRIYGKTLEHEKAGNLVQEMQKRGIEPNAITYSTIISIWGKAGKLDRAAKLFQKLRCSGVEIDPVLYQTIIVVYERAGLVAHARRLLHDLKHPENIPKETAVKILANAGRVEEAAWLFRQTSDAGEVKDISVFRCMMDLFSRNRKHINVIEVFEKMRAVGFFPDSEMIATVLNAYGKLQEFDRADAVYQEMKEEGCVFSDRVHFQMLSLLGGQRDFKGVEALLESLNSDPNIDKKELHLVAAGVYERANKLDEASRIVAKIRNLDP is encoded by the coding sequence ATGCTTGCTGGTTTCGGTGAAGCGGAGATGGCAGCCGCAGCTCTGCCTCTTCACCACCATCCTTTCccgtctcatcatcatcatccatcgAAAAGGTCTCGCCTTGCCCCTCCTCTCTACCCTCGTCTCTGTGACTCTCCTCCTACTCTTCCTCCTCTAGCGGCTGCCGGCAGAGACGTATGGCGGAGTCAcgacctccaccaccaccacgacCTGCATCCCACCCGCCGCCGCCCCCCCCAACGCAACCACTACATCGACCGCAGCGTCGACATGGCCGCGCTGCTGTACCAGCTGAGCCAGACCACCACGTCGGAGGAGCTCCACGCCGTCATGTCCCCTTATCTGGGCGGCCCCGCCGGCGAGTACTGCCTCTCCCCGCGCTTCGTGGTCTCGCTCCTCTCCCGCGAGCCCGACCACCGTCGCTCCCTCGCCCTCCTCGACTGGATGGTCGACGCTGCCGGCTACCAGCCATCTGCCTTTGCTTTCAACGTCGTCCTCCGCAACGCCCTCCGCGCCGCCCAGTTTCCCCTTGCCATTGGCCTCCTCCACGAGATgcgccgcctccgccgccccTCCCCGGACCCCGTCACATACTCCACCCTTATCTCCGCACTCGCCCGCGCCGACCGCCTCGATGCCGCCCTCGCCCTCCTCCCCCTCATGGACGCCGACGGCGTCGTCCCCGACCTTCCCCTCTTTACCACCCTCATCTCCCTCGCCCTCCGCCTCGGTGACCACGCCAAGGCCCTCGCCCTCTTCTCCCGCCTCCGCGCCGCCGGCCTCAACCCCGATCTCAAGGCCTTCAACGCCGCCCTCCACGCCCTTTCCCTCGCCGGCCTCCTCCGCGAggcccgccgcctcctcctctccGACATGCTCGAAGCCGGCGTCGCCCCTGATGCCGTCTCCTTCTCCACCGTGCTCGCCGCCCTCGTCCGCCGCCGCCGCTTTCTCCAGGCCCTGTCCCTCTTTGCCGAGATGCGGCCCCGTCGCGTGTCCCCCGACCTCACCACCTGCAACATCATGCTCGACGCCTACGGCCAGCTCGACATGGCCAAGGAGGCCGACCGGCTCTTCTGGAGTATGCGGCGGATTGGGGTCGAGCCCGGCATCGTCACCTACAACACAATGCTAAGGGTTTACGGGGACGCTGAGCTCTTTGGAGAGGCCATCCACCTGTTCCGCCTCATGCAGCGCAAGGAGATCGAGCAGAACGTGGTGACCTACAACACCATGATCAGGATCTACGGGAAAACACTGGAGCACGAGAAAGCCGGCAACTTGGTGCAAGAAATGCAGAAAAGGGGGATCGAACCCAACGCCATCACGTACTCGACCATTATCTCCATCTGGGGCAAGGCCGGTAAGCTAGACCGGGCTGCCAAACTTTTCCAGAAGCTGAGGTGCTCTGGCGTGGAGATCGATCCCGTGCTGTATCAGACCATAATTGTGGTGTACGAGAGGGCTGGACTTGTGGCGCACGCCAGGCGTTTGCTCCATGACCTTAAACACCCGGAGAACATTCCCAAGGAGACCGCTGTCAAGATTCTTGCCAATGCCGGCCGTGTTGAGGAGGCGGCATGGCTCTTCAGGCAAACGAGTGATGCCGGGGAGGTAAAGGACATATCTGTGTTTCGGTGTATGATGGACTTGTTCTCGAGGAACAGGAAGCACATCAACGTGATTGAGGTCTTTGAGAAGATGAGAGCAGTGGGGTTCTTCCCGGACTCAGAGATGATCGCCACAGTCTTGAATGCTTATGGGAAGCTGCAGGAGTTCGATAGGGCCGATGCTGTCTACCAGGAAATGAAGGAAGAAGGTTGTGTTTTCTCGGACAGGGTGCACTTCCAGATGCTGAGCCTCTTGGGTGGCCAGAGAGATTTCAAGGGTGTGGAGGCATTGCTTGAGAGTCTCAACAGTGACCCAAACATAGACAAGAAAGAGTTGCACCTCGTGGCAGCAGGCGTCTACGAGAGAGCTAACAAACTCGATGAGGCATCTCGAATCGTTGCCAAGATAAGAAATTTGGATCCTTAG
- the LOC135673346 gene encoding probable E3 ubiquitin-protein ligase ZFP1 isoform X3: protein MPSATIYDLEPSLFELEQGITSRFHSTCDLTQTASMDHRHLTSQTQMSELDDERIWNHPQQDGLLNLGNGSFVFPANNVASNGVNPVTYFNPTLRANGIQSTSFSSEVPRYATTVTGTSRDPCMHLPSGGSTSQPTHHSVHHGSSYNQHTLREGGSIGNPLMDHERATYKRKNPGSSMPPDRGNRNGYYSAGSSSQCWHPYHVSFVHSHRNDNASSSQEGSQRNVRSRRGNAIHLEDISPWISSSSNGSHHNNSNANTLGAHMVGHWSHTPVSMQPNARVSSSEIGSFNHGINQSYVTSHATNNNLETDGLYRSNLTPFPTPGPSARGLAVGPSGYGQRTAYRANPSYPSMGLAPTPEDVGLPRMEPAVPPRYSTPVSIARQSNERSGRRNRYNRFQSFPNEENARVRQMEGVAMMGHPTLYDPMHMFDQHHGMRLDIDNMSYEELLALEERIGDVSTGLSEDAIRTSLSETIYCMSDRFQDGQDEDRCAICLEAYEDRDPLGQLSCKHTFHSSCITKWLSIKNVCPICKASALEDTPKGE, encoded by the exons ATGCCCAGTGCAACAATCTATGATTTGGAGCCTTCACTATTTGAACTTGAACAAGGCATTACGTCAAG ATTTCATTCTACTTGTGATTTGACGCAAACAGCTAGTATGGATCATAGGCACTTAACTAGTCAAACTCAAATGTCTGAATTGGATGACGAGCGAATTTGGAACCATCCACAGCAAGATGGTCTATTGAACTTGG GAAATGGCTCATTTGTGTTTCCAGCTAACAATGTGGCCTCCAATGGGGTTAACCCTGTGACTTATTTCAACCCTACTTTGAGGGCAAATGGCATCCAATCAACAAGTTTTAGTTCTGAGGTTCCGAGATATGCAACAACTGTTACAGGAACGTCTCGTGATCCTTGTATGCATCTTCCATCAGGTGGAAGCACAAGTCAACCTACACACCATTCTGTTCATCACGGATCTTCCTATAACCAGCATACATTGAGGGAAGGGGGTAGCATTGGCAATCCATTAATGGACCATGAAAGAGCAACCTATAAAAGGAAAAACCCAGGAAGCTCCATGCCTCCTGACAGAGGAAACAGGAATGGATATTATAGTGCTGGAAGTTCTTCTCAGTGCTGGCACCCGTATCATGTCAGCTTTGTCCACAGTCACAGGAATGACAATGCATCAAGTTCTCAGGAAGGATCTCAAAGGAATGTCAGAAGTCGACGTGGTAATGCCATTCACCTAGAAGACATCTCACCTTGGATCAGTTCAAGTAGCAATGGCTCTCATCATAATAATTCAAATGCAAATACTCTGGGCGCTCACATGGTGGGACACTGGAGCCATACTCCTGTATCTATGCAACCTAATGCGAGGGTTTCTTCTTCag AGATAGGCTCCTTCAATCATGGTATAAACCAGTCTTATGTAACAAGTCATGCCACTAATAATAACTTGGAGACTGATGGATTATATAGATCCAATCTTACACCTTTTCCAACTCCTGGTCCTTCTGCAAGAGGCCTGGCAGTTGGTCCAAGTGGCTATGGTCAAAGAACAGCATACAGAGCCAATCCGAGCTACCCATCCATGGGTTTGGCACCTACTCCTGAAGATGTCGGGCTGCCGAGGATGGAACCTGCTGTGCCCCCGAGGTATTCCACACCAGTTTCTATAGCACGACAGAGTAATGAGAGGAGTGGAAGAAGGAATCGGTACAACCGATTCCAATCATTCCCAAATGAGGAAAATGCCCGTGTTAGACAGATGGAG GGTGTAGCAATGATGGGTCACCCGACCTTGTACGATCCCATGCACATGTTTGATCAGCACCATGGCATGAGACTAGACATAGATAACATGAGTTATGAG GAACTGCTTGCTTTGGAGGAGAGGATAGGCGATGTCAGCACTGGTTTATCTGAAGACGCCATCAGAACAAGCTTGTCTGAGACAATATACTGCATGTCCGATCGATTTCAAGATGGCCAGGATGAGGATCGCTGTGCGATATGCCTG GAAGCATACGAAGATAGAGATCCTCTTGGGCAGCTGAGCTGCAAGCATACGTTCCACTCCAGCTGCATAACGAAATGGCTATCGATCAAGAACGTCTGCCCGATCTGCAAAGCCTCAGCCTTGGAAGATACACCGAAAGGGGAATGA